A stretch of Cygnus olor isolate bCygOlo1 chromosome 16, bCygOlo1.pri.v2, whole genome shotgun sequence DNA encodes these proteins:
- the LOC121079158 gene encoding uncharacterized protein LOC121079158: protein MPLSVPTASLGARVSGCVFSNKKSDKVYMSFPTQVCLFLAHFGFTYLLTIASFLSTKGPSLGTKGVFSCLFPSFSSPCFCLPSGFLAELTLQSKALGSAPSFPSLGTQRARAVLLERVRGRCLTPRYPHEILNSCPAQRKIKATDSRERVAASSTASTPQTHCVRYQAARAQRRILTIMNCALQEGLQITNNCIINTCKQPFGSWLINFHSSFYLHVCRGRRAGESGHCWPAVDQCSPLCPARDLGAILTLAPIFSMHQLLLCLQSGAGDRRQGMLLVRLILQKLNFSASNRAAAPLPRTASNCCLK from the coding sequence ATGCCACTATCTGTCCCCACTGCCTCTTTGGGTGCCCGTGTATCTGGATGTGTGTTTTCCAACAAAAAAAGCGACAAAGTCTACATGTCTTTCCCTACACAGGTTTGCCTCTTTCTGGCACATTTTGGTTTTACTTATTTGCTCACAATTGCATCTTTCCTAAGCACCAAAGGGCCTTCCCTAGGCACCAAAGGGGTTTTCAGCTGCTTGTTCCCTTCCTTTTCATCACCTTGCTTCTGTTTGCCCTCGGGTTTCCTTGCAGAACTCACGctgcaaagcaaagctttgGGGTCTGCCCCTTCATTTCCCAGTCTGGGCACACAGCGGGCTCGAGCAGTCCTTCTGGAGAGGGTTCGGGGACGCTGCCTTACTCCACGTTACCCCCATGAAATATTAAATTCCTGCCCAgcccaaaggaaaataaaagccaccGATAGCAGGGAACGGGTGGCTGCTTCCAGCACTGCGTCCACCCCCCAAACCCACTGTGTTCGATATCAGGCTGCACGGGCTCAGCGCAGGATATTAACTATTATGAACTGTGCATTACAAGAAGGGCTGCAGATCACAAATAACTGCATAATAAACACATGTAAACAGCCGTTTGGTTCATGGCTGATAAACTTTCATAGTTCGTTTTATCTCCATGTatgcagaggaaggagggctGGGGAATCGGGACACTGCTGGCCAGCCGTGGACCAGTGCTCgcccctctgccctgccagagATTTGGGTGCGATCCTGACCCTTGCACCCATTTTTTCCATGCAccagctcctcctctgcctccaaaGTGGGGCAGGAGACCGACGGCAAGGGATGCTTCTGGTACGCTTAATACTGCAGAAGCTTAATTTCTCCGCAAGCAatagagcagcagctcctctcccaaGGACGGCAAGCAACTGCTGcttgaaataa